One Methylosinus sp. C49 DNA segment encodes these proteins:
- a CDS encoding adenylosuccinate synthase: MANVVVVGAQWGDEGKGKIVDWLSLEADVVVRFQGGHNAGHTLVINGVTYKLALLPSGIVRPGKLSVIGNGVVVDPHFLVGEIERLREQGVEIGPDNFKIAENAPLILSLHRELDAYREEAAGNGVKIGTTKRGIGPAYEDKVGRRSVRLMDLAEPDALDEKITRLLAHHNPLRRGLGLAEIEPAAVRDELLSIAPQVLPYMDAVWELLEDLRRAGKRILFEGAQGVLLDVDHGTYPYVTSSNTVSASAASGSGLGPGSIGYVLGIAKAYTTRVGGGPFPTELHDEIGTLIGDRGHEFGTNTGRRRRCGWFDAVLTRQAVKTSGIDGIALTKLDILDGLETIEVCTHYLLDGVRIDRLPASQSAQARVVPVYETIEGWQGTTGGARSWADLPAQAIKYVRRIEELIGAPVALLSTSPERDDTILVRNPFED, translated from the coding sequence ATGGCGAATGTGGTCGTGGTCGGCGCCCAATGGGGCGACGAAGGCAAGGGCAAGATCGTCGATTGGCTCTCACTCGAGGCCGATGTGGTGGTGCGCTTCCAGGGCGGCCACAACGCGGGCCATACGCTCGTCATCAATGGCGTGACCTATAAGCTCGCGCTGCTGCCCTCGGGCATAGTGCGGCCGGGCAAGCTTTCGGTCATCGGCAATGGCGTCGTCGTCGATCCGCATTTTCTCGTCGGCGAAATCGAGCGCCTGCGCGAGCAGGGCGTCGAGATTGGCCCGGACAATTTCAAGATCGCCGAAAACGCCCCGCTCATCCTCTCGCTGCATCGCGAGCTCGACGCCTATCGCGAGGAGGCGGCCGGCAATGGCGTGAAGATCGGCACCACCAAGCGCGGCATCGGCCCCGCCTATGAGGACAAGGTCGGCCGCCGCTCGGTCCGGCTGATGGACCTCGCCGAGCCGGATGCGCTGGACGAAAAGATCACCCGCCTGCTGGCCCATCACAATCCGCTGCGGCGTGGCCTCGGCTTGGCCGAGATCGAGCCGGCGGCCGTGCGCGACGAGCTGCTCTCCATCGCGCCGCAAGTGCTGCCTTACATGGATGCGGTGTGGGAGCTGCTCGAGGACCTCCGCCGCGCCGGCAAGCGCATTTTGTTCGAGGGCGCGCAGGGCGTGCTGCTCGATGTCGACCACGGCACTTATCCTTATGTGACCTCCTCCAACACGGTCTCCGCCTCCGCGGCCAGCGGCTCCGGTCTCGGACCGGGGTCGATCGGCTATGTGCTGGGCATCGCCAAGGCCTATACGACGCGCGTCGGCGGCGGCCCTTTCCCCACAGAGCTGCACGACGAGATCGGCACGCTGATCGGCGACCGCGGCCACGAGTTCGGCACCAACACCGGCCGCCGGCGCCGCTGCGGCTGGTTCGACGCCGTGCTGACGCGTCAGGCCGTGAAGACCTCCGGCATAGACGGCATCGCTCTGACCAAGCTCGATATTCTCGACGGTCTCGAGACAATTGAAGTATGCACCCATTATCTTCTGGACGGCGTCCGCATCGATCGCCTGCCGGCCTCGCAATCGGCGCAGGCGCGGGTGGTTCCCGTCTATGAGACGATCGAGGGATGGCAGGGAACGACTGGCGGCGCCCGCTCCTGGGCCGATCTCCCGGCGCAGGCCATCAAATATGTGCGCCGCATCGAGGAATTGATCGGCGCTCCGGTCGCGCTCCTCTCCACCAGCCCCGAGCGCGATGACACGATTCTCGTGCGTAATCCTTTCGAGGATTGA
- a CDS encoding TauD/TfdA family dioxygenase gives MSSTSVNSPSAETKLEVLDLTPRIGSQVEIDVAALLSGRCATEIRDLLERRGVLVFRGLHLDDAQQRAFTRTIGELMPQGDDGLLRITLDKAVNAAAAEYLKGSFYWHIDGATDDAPTRASILNAKRLSATGGQTEFSNSYAAWDELPDTVKKSVADLRVVHSVETAQWLVNPTPSYEELSRWRSHAPKAHPLVWTHKSGRKSLVLGCTASHVEGADTDESRMLLRELTEWATQPCFVYRHEWKVGDLLIWDNTGVMHRVTPYDPESGRLMTRTTIAGEEPLARGHEAGGF, from the coding sequence ATGAGCTCGACTTCGGTGAATTCGCCCTCGGCCGAAACGAAGCTAGAGGTTCTCGATCTGACGCCGCGCATCGGCTCGCAGGTCGAGATCGACGTCGCCGCGCTGCTGAGCGGACGTTGTGCGACCGAGATCCGCGACCTTTTGGAGCGGCGCGGAGTCCTCGTCTTTCGCGGGCTTCATCTCGACGACGCGCAGCAGCGCGCCTTCACCCGCACCATCGGCGAGCTGATGCCGCAGGGCGATGACGGCCTGTTGCGGATCACGCTCGACAAAGCGGTGAACGCCGCCGCCGCGGAATATCTGAAGGGCTCTTTCTATTGGCACATAGACGGCGCGACCGACGATGCGCCGACGCGAGCGTCGATCCTCAACGCCAAGCGGCTGTCGGCGACAGGCGGCCAGACCGAATTCAGCAACAGCTACGCCGCTTGGGACGAATTGCCGGACACAGTGAAGAAATCGGTCGCCGATCTTCGCGTGGTTCACAGCGTCGAGACGGCGCAATGGCTCGTCAATCCCACGCCCTCTTACGAGGAGCTGAGCCGTTGGCGCAGCCATGCGCCCAAAGCCCATCCGCTGGTCTGGACCCACAAATCGGGCCGCAAGTCTCTGGTGCTCGGCTGCACGGCCTCGCATGTCGAGGGGGCCGACACAGATGAGAGCCGTATGCTCCTGCGCGAGCTGACCGAATGGGCGACGCAGCCGTGCTTCGTCTATCGGCACGAGTGGAAGGTCGGCGATCTGCTCATCTGGGACAATACCGGCGTGATGCACCGAGTGACGCCCTATGACCCGGAGAGCGGGAGATTGATGACCCGCACGACGATCGCAGGGGAGGAGCCGCTGGCTCGGGGGCATGAAGCCGGCGGCTTCTGA
- a CDS encoding DUF3313 domain-containing protein — translation MLQSHKVAWPVVVTFCLAAAACSSVEPVVFSGVASAPYLEPDRRDGERHVRYRYAAARTDWRSYTRLIVDPVQIYRGPDNQFEDLAEADKAALAEFMQRQFAEKLGGRYALTTASGPGVLRLKLTLTGAAASTPVLSTLSRFDLAGGLYNGVQTVRGGEGLLTGSVTYAVEIEDASTRRLLAAHVAKQYPSPIDIPASIGALSAARAGVENGADALLAQLADPTTL, via the coding sequence ATGTTGCAATCCCACAAGGTCGCCTGGCCGGTCGTCGTGACGTTTTGCCTGGCCGCGGCGGCCTGTTCGAGCGTGGAGCCGGTCGTCTTTTCCGGGGTCGCCTCCGCGCCTTATCTCGAGCCTGATCGGCGAGACGGTGAACGCCATGTCCGCTATCGCTATGCGGCGGCGCGGACGGATTGGCGGAGCTACACGAGGCTGATCGTCGATCCGGTGCAGATCTATCGCGGTCCAGACAATCAGTTCGAGGATTTGGCGGAGGCCGACAAGGCCGCGCTCGCCGAATTCATGCAGCGACAATTCGCCGAGAAGCTCGGCGGCCGCTACGCATTGACGACCGCCTCCGGGCCGGGCGTGCTGCGTCTCAAGCTGACTTTGACCGGCGCCGCGGCCAGCACGCCGGTCCTGAGCACGCTGTCGCGCTTCGATCTCGCCGGCGGTCTCTACAATGGCGTGCAGACGGTGCGGGGCGGGGAGGGCCTGCTCACCGGCTCGGTGACCTATGCGGTCGAGATCGAGGACGCTTCGACGCGCCGGCTGCTCGCTGCTCATGTCGCCAAGCAGTATCCGAGCCCGATCGACATTCCCGCCAGCATCGGCGCGCTGTCCGCCGCACGCGCCGGCGTGGAGAACGGCGCCGACGCGCTGCTCGCGCAGCTCGCCGATCCGACGACCCTTTGA
- a CDS encoding TetR/AcrR family transcriptional regulator, with translation MDNASRSQRTRKAVIQAALAIIARDGPGRLTLDAIARESGVSKGGLMHQFRTKEAVLKALLEHQIEYFADFSRAYMAEHGAGQSEPHLAAQIATLRETLVEPHSVAFAIFGAVGQDPGLLAITRESDAESLEAIKAEAKDRDLALLRWAAARGLAVSALLGFCPLGEEERERLFERLLDERCWAALAEKSGGSPASSAPTD, from the coding sequence ATGGATAATGCGTCGAGGTCGCAACGAACCCGCAAGGCGGTCATTCAGGCCGCGCTGGCGATCATCGCGCGTGACGGGCCGGGGCGCTTGACGCTTGACGCGATCGCCCGCGAGAGCGGCGTCAGCAAGGGCGGGCTGATGCATCAGTTTCGCACCAAGGAGGCCGTGCTCAAGGCTCTGCTCGAGCATCAGATCGAGTATTTCGCGGATTTTTCGCGCGCTTATATGGCCGAGCACGGGGCCGGACAATCCGAGCCGCATCTCGCCGCGCAGATCGCGACTCTGCGCGAGACTCTGGTCGAGCCGCATTCCGTCGCTTTCGCGATCTTCGGCGCCGTCGGACAGGATCCAGGTCTCCTCGCGATCACGCGCGAGAGCGACGCCGAGTCGCTCGAGGCCATAAAGGCCGAGGCCAAGGATCGGGATCTGGCTTTGCTGCGATGGGCGGCTGCCCGAGGATTGGCGGTGAGCGCGCTGCTCGGCTTCTGCCCGCTCGGCGAGGAGGAGCGGGAACGCCTGTTCGAGCGTCTGCTCGACGAGCGTTGTTGGGCCGCCCTCGCCGAAAAATCCGGAGGCTCCCCGGCCTCGTCTGCGCCGACAGATTAG
- a CDS encoding SCP2 sterol-binding domain-containing protein, with the protein MSMQAHEIASPLTREPFEARRLREMAISAGADDVGFVSIDDPAIAFERAEILAAFPYARTLVSFVMRMNRENIRSPARSLANVEFHRVGDETDAVSHRLTRMLEDMGIRAAYPSMAFPMEASRWPNKMWVVSHKPVAVAAGLGKMGVHRNVIHPKFGNFILLGTVVVDVALDAYSRPLDYNPCLSCKLCVAVCPTGAIAPDGGFDFAACYTHNYREFMGGFMDWVETIADAKGAAGYREKVEDAETVSMWQSLAYGPNYKAAYCLAVCPAGEDVIGAYRGDRSGFLRSIVDPLKQKEETIYVTPQSDAEDYVKRRFPHKRVKRVANGMRAASIASFARGLSLRFQKKRAAGLSAVYHFAFSGAERKDLTVRIADGRLDVGEGLIGKADLVIHADAQSWLRFLRKERSLLWALVTLEIRLRGDPRLLAAFGKCFP; encoded by the coding sequence ATGTCTATGCAGGCTCATGAGATCGCTTCGCCGCTGACGCGAGAGCCATTCGAGGCGCGACGCTTGCGCGAGATGGCGATTTCCGCCGGCGCGGATGATGTCGGCTTCGTGTCCATCGACGATCCGGCGATCGCTTTCGAGCGCGCGGAGATTCTCGCCGCTTTTCCTTATGCGCGAACGCTCGTCTCTTTCGTGATGCGGATGAATCGCGAAAACATCCGCAGCCCGGCGCGCTCGCTGGCCAATGTGGAGTTTCACCGCGTCGGCGATGAGACCGACGCCGTGTCGCATCGGCTGACGCGAATGCTCGAGGATATGGGGATTCGGGCGGCCTATCCTTCCATGGCCTTTCCGATGGAGGCGTCGCGCTGGCCCAATAAAATGTGGGTCGTCTCGCATAAGCCCGTCGCGGTCGCCGCCGGGCTCGGCAAGATGGGCGTGCATCGCAATGTCATTCATCCGAAATTCGGCAATTTCATTCTGCTCGGGACGGTGGTCGTCGATGTCGCGCTCGACGCCTATTCGCGCCCGCTCGATTACAATCCCTGCCTCTCCTGCAAGCTCTGCGTCGCCGTCTGTCCGACGGGCGCGATAGCGCCGGACGGCGGTTTCGATTTCGCCGCCTGCTACACGCATAATTATCGTGAGTTCATGGGCGGCTTCATGGATTGGGTGGAGACGATCGCCGATGCGAAAGGCGCCGCCGGCTATCGCGAGAAGGTCGAGGACGCGGAGACCGTCTCCATGTGGCAGAGCCTCGCCTATGGGCCGAATTACAAGGCCGCCTATTGTCTCGCTGTCTGTCCGGCGGGGGAGGATGTGATCGGCGCCTATCGCGGCGATCGAAGCGGGTTTTTGCGCAGCATCGTCGATCCGCTGAAGCAGAAGGAGGAGACGATCTATGTGACGCCGCAATCGGACGCGGAGGATTATGTGAAGCGCCGATTTCCGCACAAGCGGGTGAAGCGCGTCGCCAATGGCATGCGCGCCGCCTCCATAGCGAGCTTCGCGCGGGGCCTGTCGCTGCGGTTTCAGAAGAAGCGCGCGGCCGGCCTCTCGGCGGTCTATCACTTCGCCTTCAGCGGCGCGGAGCGCAAGGACCTCACCGTGCGCATCGCCGACGGCCGGCTCGATGTCGGGGAGGGGCTGATCGGAAAGGCGGATCTCGTGATCCACGCCGATGCGCAGAGCTGGCTGCGCTTTCTGCGCAAGGAGCGGAGCCTGCTATGGGCGCTGGTCACGCTCGAGATCAGGCTGCGCGGCGACCCGCGGCTGCTCGCGGCTTTCGGCAAATGTTTTCCGTGA
- a CDS encoding MarR family winged helix-turn-helix transcriptional regulator: MSEPDPAEVRACAASCAVANVRRAARAVGKLYAASLSGLDLEPTQYSLLVACSLAEGWTVSKLAEVFVLDRSALARNLAVMEKRGLLRVKAGEDRRTREVTLTKQGRATLAVALPLWRAAQTKAEAKFGAERLAHLVGELRALAAAVQDD, encoded by the coding sequence ATGAGCGAGCCTGATCCGGCCGAAGTGAGAGCCTGCGCGGCGAGCTGCGCCGTCGCCAATGTGCGACGTGCGGCGCGCGCGGTCGGCAAGCTCTATGCGGCGAGTCTTTCCGGGCTCGATCTCGAGCCGACGCAATATTCATTGCTCGTCGCCTGCTCGCTGGCGGAAGGTTGGACGGTCAGCAAGCTGGCGGAGGTCTTCGTTCTGGATCGCAGCGCTCTCGCGCGCAATCTGGCGGTGATGGAAAAGCGCGGGCTCTTGCGCGTGAAGGCGGGCGAGGATCGCCGCACGCGCGAGGTGACGCTGACCAAGCAGGGCCGCGCCACTCTGGCCGTAGCGCTGCCGCTGTGGCGCGCTGCGCAGACCAAGGCGGAAGCAAAATTCGGCGCCGAGAGATTGGCGCATCTCGTCGGGGAATTGCGCGCGCTCGCCGCCGCCGTTCAGGACGATTGA